The proteins below are encoded in one region of Candidatus Profftella armatura (Diaphorina cf. continua):
- the groES gene encoding co-chaperone GroES: MGLRPLHDRVIVKRVDQETKTASGIVLPETAAEKPDQGEVLAIGTGKILEDGRIRPLAIKVGERVLFGKYAGQSVKVDGQELLVMREEDLFAVIEE; this comes from the coding sequence ATGGGTCTTCGTCCTTTACACGATCGTGTTATTGTTAAACGTGTCGATCAGGAAACTAAAACCGCTTCTGGTATTGTTTTACCAGAAACTGCCGCAGAAAAACCGGATCAAGGTGAAGTCCTAGCTATTGGTACTGGAAAAATTTTAGAAGACGGTAGAATTCGACCTTTAGCTATTAAAGTTGGTGAGCGTGTTTTATTTGGAAAATATGCTGGTCAATCAGTTAAAGTTGATGGTCAAGAGCTATTAGTGATGCGTGAAGAAGATTTATTTGCAGTTATAGAAGAATAA
- the gyrB gene encoding DNA topoisomerase (ATP-hydrolyzing) subunit B: MLLKNKNSPDTQESSYSASSIQILEGLEAVRKRPEMYIGDTSDGTGLHHLVFEILDNAIDESLAGYCTKINVKIHFDNSISISDNGRGIPIDIKMDDKHKPKRSAAEIVMTELHAGGKFNKNSYKISGGLHGIGLSCVNGLSKFLKLTINRDKKIHYMEFRYGVLQNRITEIINKSIVSPIKIIGDTNQRGTKIHFWVDEKIFSNINFHYEILEKKIRELSFLNNGIRITLIDERINKKKIFEFKGGTSGFVSYINKSKLVIHPTIFQAIGNKISEKKNNINIDISMQWNNSYNENILCFTNNILQEDGGTHLTGLRSGITRVINKYIEENEFLKKSKIEIIGEDIREGLTCVLSIKVPDPKFSSQTKNKLVSSEVRGPVEEIVIKTLFDFLQEKPSEAKLICEKIIEAARSREAARKTRELTRKKNLIDNIELSTKLADCQEKNPKLCELYIVEGDSAGGSVKQGRDRRFQAVLPLRGKVLNIEKAHFEKIILSEQITTLISTLGTGIEQNEFNLEKLRYHRIIIMTDADIDGAHIRALLLTFFYRKMPKLIEYGYIYIAQPPLYKIKYGHNEYYLRDDIEEEKYMMKIALKNSKLISIENGNIIKENSLLKLIHKYNKTIKIINRLKQIVDISILPAIMSDIILNLDTRENAEQSAKKIIKKLNNSNIEITVEFDNLNNKYLLNIKKKFFNNENYIIDINFINNKDYRKLTDTIGIFKKIIGKGVIIQRGIGTKIKTYTANNFYKIITYLRNEAENSVMKQRYKGLGEMNPEQLWETTMNPIIRHLLKVKIKDAISADKIFMTLMGNSVELRRKFIELNALHAKNIDI, translated from the coding sequence ATGTTACTAAAAAATAAAAATTCTCCTGATACACAGGAATCTTCTTATAGTGCATCATCTATTCAAATCCTTGAGGGATTGGAAGCAGTACGAAAACGACCTGAAATGTATATTGGTGATACTTCCGATGGAACCGGTTTACATCATTTAGTTTTTGAGATTTTAGATAACGCTATCGATGAATCACTAGCTGGATATTGTACTAAAATTAATGTTAAAATTCATTTTGATAATTCAATTTCTATTTCCGATAATGGAAGAGGAATTCCAATAGACATTAAAATGGATGATAAACATAAACCAAAACGTAGTGCAGCAGAAATTGTAATGACAGAATTACATGCCGGAGGTAAGTTTAATAAAAATTCTTATAAAATATCCGGAGGATTACATGGAATTGGTCTTTCATGTGTTAATGGATTATCTAAATTTTTAAAATTAACAATAAATAGAGATAAAAAAATACATTATATGGAATTTAGATATGGTGTATTACAAAATAGAATCACTGAAATAATAAATAAATCTATTGTGTCTCCAATAAAAATTATTGGTGATACAAATCAACGAGGAACAAAAATACATTTTTGGGTAGATGAAAAAATTTTTTCAAATATTAACTTTCATTACGAAATTTTAGAAAAAAAAATACGTGAACTTTCATTTCTAAATAATGGTATACGAATAACTTTAATCGATGAACGAATAAACAAAAAGAAAATTTTTGAATTTAAAGGAGGAACTTCTGGTTTTGTTTCGTATATCAATAAATCTAAGTTAGTTATACATCCTACTATATTTCAGGCTATAGGTAATAAAATATCTGAAAAAAAAAATAATATCAATATAGATATATCTATGCAATGGAATAATAGTTACAATGAAAATATACTTTGTTTTACTAATAATATATTACAAGAAGATGGGGGAACTCACTTAACAGGATTACGATCTGGAATAACTCGTGTTATTAATAAATATATAGAAGAAAATGAATTTCTTAAAAAATCTAAAATTGAAATTATCGGAGAGGATATACGTGAAGGACTTACCTGTGTATTATCAATAAAAGTACCTGATCCAAAATTTAGTTCACAAACAAAAAATAAATTAGTTTCCAGTGAAGTAAGAGGTCCAGTAGAAGAAATTGTAATAAAAACACTATTTGATTTTTTACAAGAAAAACCGAGTGAAGCAAAATTAATTTGTGAAAAAATTATTGAAGCCGCACGTTCAAGAGAAGCGGCCCGAAAAACAAGAGAGTTAACTCGAAAAAAAAATTTAATAGATAATATTGAATTATCAACAAAATTAGCTGATTGTCAAGAAAAAAATCCAAAATTATGTGAATTATACATTGTAGAAGGAGATTCCGCGGGAGGATCAGTAAAACAAGGAAGAGATCGAAGATTTCAAGCTGTTCTACCATTACGAGGTAAAGTTTTAAACATTGAAAAAGCTCATTTTGAAAAAATAATTTTATCAGAACAAATTACAACATTAATTTCTACATTAGGAACTGGAATTGAGCAAAATGAATTTAATTTAGAAAAATTACGATATCATCGAATTATTATTATGACTGATGCGGATATTGATGGAGCGCATATTCGAGCTCTTTTATTAACATTTTTTTATAGAAAAATGCCAAAATTGATAGAATATGGATATATATATATCGCGCAACCTCCATTATATAAAATTAAATATGGTCATAATGAATATTATTTAAGAGATGATATTGAGGAAGAAAAATATATGATGAAAATTGCTCTAAAAAATTCTAAATTAATTTCCATTGAAAATGGAAATATTATTAAAGAAAATTCTCTTCTTAAATTAATTCATAAATATAATAAAACTATTAAAATTATTAATCGATTAAAACAAATTGTTGATATCTCTATATTACCGGCTATCATGAGTGATATTATTTTAAATTTAGATACACGAGAAAATGCGGAACAATCTGCGAAAAAAATAATCAAAAAACTTAATAATTCAAATATTGAAATTACTGTTGAATTTGATAATTTAAATAATAAGTATTTACTTAATATTAAAAAAAAGTTTTTTAATAATGAAAATTATATTATTGATATTAATTTTATAAATAATAAAGATTATAGAAAATTAACTGATACTATTGGTATATTTAAAAAAATAATAGGAAAGGGAGTTATTATTCAAAGAGGTATAGGAACAAAAATAAAAACATATACCGCTAATAATTTTTATAAAATAATTACTTATTTAAGAAATGAAGCTGAAAATAGTGTTATGAAGCAACGTTATAAGGGACTCGGGGAAATGAACCCGGAACAATTATGGGAAACTACCATGAATCCCATAATTCGTCACTTATTAAAAGTTAAAATTAAAGACGCAATTTCTGCGGATAAAATTTTTATGACACTAATGGGTAATAGTGTAGAACTCAGACGTAAATTTATAGAATTAAATGCATTACATGCTAAAAATATAGATATATAA
- the dnaN gene encoding DNA polymerase III subunit beta — MQLVVNTEKNAILHPLQMVISIVEKKNILPILSNILVCKNNEKISFLSTNTEVQITTYTTSGYGNSVINITVAARKFIDILRSLPENEKVTIYIENKHMFIKSGKSKFILQTLDAKEYPIMTLNNQYDFEFILSQKTLKCILNMVYFSIAQQDIRYYLNGLLLSIQKKNIIAVSSDGHRLTYYQVNIDKNFLSRSDIIIPRKTVFTLQRLLENKENPVKLKISNNQIKIIFSNIEIISKLINGKFLDYTYITNNKYKKSFLVNRDKLLRSLQRISIISNDKLKGVRLMIKHNYLKITVSSSNQEKASEELKINYNGKDMDVGLNIGYLIDILNNLKNENIKISLMDSQSSVLISIPEDNNFQYTLMPMRI, encoded by the coding sequence ATGCAATTAGTGGTAAATACTGAAAAAAATGCAATTTTACATCCATTGCAAATGGTAATTAGCATTGTAGAAAAAAAAAATATACTACCAATATTATCTAATATTTTAGTTTGTAAAAATAATGAAAAAATATCTTTTTTATCCACTAATACAGAAGTACAGATAACTACATATACTACATCTGGTTATGGAAATAGCGTTATTAATATTACGGTAGCAGCTCGTAAATTTATTGATATTTTACGCTCATTACCAGAAAATGAAAAAGTAACTATTTATATAGAAAATAAACACATGTTTATTAAATCCGGGAAATCAAAATTCATACTACAAACACTTGATGCCAAAGAATACCCAATTATGACATTAAATAATCAATATGATTTTGAATTTATATTATCCCAGAAAACACTTAAATGTATTCTAAATATGGTTTATTTCTCAATAGCACAACAAGATATTCGATATTATTTAAATGGTTTATTATTATCTATTCAAAAAAAAAATATTATCGCGGTTTCAAGTGATGGTCATCGTCTAACATATTATCAAGTTAATATAGATAAAAATTTTTTATCACGTTCTGATATTATTATTCCAAGAAAAACTGTATTTACACTACAACGTTTATTAGAAAATAAAGAAAATCCTGTTAAATTAAAAATTTCAAATAATCAAATTAAAATTATATTTTCTAATATTGAAATTATCTCAAAATTAATTAATGGAAAATTTTTGGATTATACATATATTACTAACAATAAATATAAAAAAAGTTTTTTAGTAAATAGGGATAAATTATTACGATCATTACAACGAATTTCCATAATAAGCAATGATAAACTTAAAGGTGTTCGTTTAATGATTAAACATAATTATTTAAAAATAACTGTAAGTAGCTCTAATCAAGAAAAAGCTTCTGAAGAATTAAAAATAAATTATAATGGAAAAGATATGGATGTTGGTTTAAATATTGGTTATTTAATTGATATTCTTAATAATTTAAAAAATGAAAATATTAAAATTTCATTGATGGATTCTCAATCATCTGTATTAATTTCTATACCAGAAGACAATAATTTTCAATATACCTTGATGCCAATGCGTATTTAA